The Apodemus sylvaticus chromosome 5, mApoSyl1.1, whole genome shotgun sequence genome has a segment encoding these proteins:
- the LOC127684791 gene encoding olfactory receptor 9G4 → MELENRTILTEFILMGFSADPRWQLVLFGIFLTIYLLTLSGNMMLVVLIRIDSRLHTPMYFFISNLSFLDFWYTSVYTPKILATCISEDKRISLAGCGAQLFFSCVVAYTECYLLAAMAYDRHSAICSPLIYSSIMSSSLCTGLVAGCYIGGFLNAIAHTANTFRLTFCGKNIIDHFFCDAPPLVKMSCTDTRVYEKVLLGVVGFTVLSSILAILISYFNILLAILRIRSASGRRKAFSTCASHLVSVMLFYGSLLFMYSRPSSTYSLEKDKVAALFYTVVNPLLNPLIYSLRNKDVKDAFRKATQTIRPHM, encoded by the coding sequence ATGGAGTTGGAAAATCGCACCATTCTGACTGAATTCATCCTCATGGGCTTCTCAGCAGATCCCCGCTGGCAGCTGGTTCTATTTGGAATATTTCTAACCATCTATTTGTTGACACTGTCAGGGAACATGATGCTGGTTGTCTTAATCCGTATTGATTCTAGACTGCATACACCTATGTACTTTTTCATCAGCAATCTGTCGTTTTTGGATTTCTGGTATACTTCTGTATATACCCCCAAAATATTGGCCACTTGTATATCAGAAGACAAACGCATTTCCTTGGCTGGATGTGGGGCTCAGCTGTTCTTCTCCTGTGTTGTAGCCTACACTGAATGCTACCTGCTGGCAGCTATGGCTTATGACCGACATTCTGCAATTTGTAGCCCATTGATCTATTCAAGCATCATGTCATCTTCTCTCTGTACTGGGCTAGTAGCTGGGTGTTACATAGGGGGCTTTTTGAATGCTATAGCCCATACTGCAAATACCTTTCGACTAACTTTCTGTGGTAAAAATATTATTGATCACTTTTTCTGTGATGCACCACCCTTGGTAAAAATGTCCTGTACTGACACCCGTGTCTATGAAAAAGTCCTCCTGGGTGTGGTGGGCTTCACCGTCCTCTCCAGCATTCTTGCCATCCTTATTTCCTATTTCAACATCCTGCTGGCTATCCTGAGGATCCGCTCAGCCTCAGGAAGACGGAAGGCATTCTCTACCTGTGCCTCTCACCTGGTTTCTGTCATGCTCTTCTATGGTTCCTTGCTGTTCATGTATTCAAGGCCTAGTTCAACCTACTCTCTAGAAAAGGACAAAGTGGCTGCCCTCTTCTACACTGTAGTCAATCCATTGCTCAACCCTCTCATCTATAGCCTAAGAAACAAAGATGTCAAAGACGCCTTCAGGAAAGCAACACAGACAATACGACCTCACATGTGA
- the LOC127684235 gene encoding olfactory receptor 1002 codes for MKHRNQTVVTEFFFTGLTSSFQLQIVLFLIFLCVYLATLLGNLGMITLIHLDTRLHIPMYFFLSHLSFVDAFSSSAISPKMLSDIFVDKKVISFLGCAIQLCLFSQFVVTECFLLASMAYDRYVAICKPLLYTLIMSQRVCVQLVIGPYSIGLISTVVHITFAFILPYCGPNLINHFFCDLLPVLSLACADTQMNKRLLFIMAGILGVFSGMIILVSYVYIAITILKIGSADGRRKAFSTCSSHLTAVSVLYGTLFFIYVRPSSSFSLDINKVVSLFYTTVIPMLNPFIYSLRNKEVKDAFIRTFEKQFCYSLQDKIV; via the coding sequence ATGAAGCACAGAAATCAAACTGTTGTGACTGAGTTCTTCTTCACTGGATTAACCTCCTCCTTCCAGCTCCAAATTGTCCTCTTCCTGATATTTCTCTGTGTTTATCTGGCAACTCTCCTGGGGAACCTGGGAATGATCACTCTTATTCACCTGGACACGCGACTCCACATccccatgtacttttttctcagccaCTTGTCCTTTGTGGATGCCTTCTCCTCTTCTGCCATCAGTCCTAAGATGCTGTCTGACATCTTTGTGGATAAAAAGGTGATCTCCTTCTTAGGTTGTGCTATCCAGCTTTGTTTATTCAGCCAGTTTGTAGTGACAGAATGTTTCCTCCTGGCCTCCATGGCTTATGATAGGTATGTCGCCATCTGTAAGCCTCTGCTGTATACTCTCATCATGTCCCAACGGGTCTGTGTACAGCTAGTGATAGGCCCTTACAGCATAGGCCTTATAAGCACTGTGGTCCATATTACTTTTGCATTTATCCTGCCATACTGTGGTCCAAATCTCATCAATCACTTTTTCTGTGACCTTCTTCCTGTTCTCTCACTGGCATGTGCAGATACTCAGATGAATAAACGTTTGCTATTCATCATGGCTGGGATTCTAGGTGTTTTCAGTGGTATGATCATCTTGGTGTCCTACGTTTACATTGCCATAACCATCCTAAAGATTGGCTCTGCTGATGGGAGGCGCAAAGCCTTCTCCACCTGCTCTTCACACCTGACAGCTGTCTCTGTTCTTTATGGGACTCTCTTCTTCATCTATGTACGTCCAAGCTCTAGCTTCTCTCTGGATATTAATAAAGTTGTGTCACTATTTTACACCACCGTGATCCCAATGTTGAACCCATTCATTTATAGCCTGAgaaataaggaagtcaaagatgCATTCATCAGAACATTTGAAAAGCAGTTTTGCTACAGTTTGCAAGATAAAATAGTATAG